The nucleotide sequence GTCCATTACAGGCCTCCTCAGGCTGAGCCTTCTCCATCTCAATTATGGCCGAGGTCAATCAAAATCATTGATTTTTGTGTAACAAAAATCAATTGGACTACCTGACAGGCTCTGTAAAAACAAATAAAATGGATTTGATTGCGTCTCGGTCTTCAAATTCTGTAGTTTGAGGAGCTTGGTTTGGCGGCTGAGTCAGCAGGGCTCGAAGTCCAGAGAGACATTCTCAAGCTTCTAAAATTTGTCCAACCCCTGTCTGGAAGCAATACACATCAATACATGCACTTGTCCTATCCGGTCAAGTCCTTCAAGTCAATGTTATGACTCTCTCTGTTTGCTGCACTACAAATAGGATCTTGAAATCAACCGGAGATCGAGTAGATTAGCATTCGTTCAATTGCCTAAAAATAGTTGAGTAAAACTGACTGGAAACCGATCGTTTGATGAATGAAAGAATCTTAGTCACTGGGGCTAAGGGTCAGATTGGGAGTGACCTCGCGATCGCCTTGCGCGATCGCTATGGTGCAAAACAAGTCATCGAAACGAGTCGTCGGCCCCTGTCCGCCTCAGATGCCAATCGGCTGCCCTACGAGGTTCTGGATGTGACGGATAAGCGGCGGCTGCAAGAGCTCGTAGAACAGTACCGCATCGAGACGATTTACCACTTGGCCGGAGTCCTTTCAGCTAAGGGAGAACAGTATCCCGATCGCTGCTGGCAGGTCAATATCGATGGGCTCAGAAACGTCCTCGAAGTTGCCAAAACTCACCGGCTAAAAGTGTTTTGGCCCAGCTCGATTGCTGTCTTCGGTCCCCACAGTCCCAAGATGGGTACCCCCCAGTTCGCGATCGAAGATCCGTCCAGCCTATACGGCATTACCAAGGCGGCAGGAGAAATGCTCTGTCGCTATTCCGCCGATCGCTTTGGGGTGGACGTGCGCAGCCTGCGTCTCCCCGGCATCATCAGCCACCGCGCCTTACCGGGGGGTGGAACGACGGATTTTGCGGTTGAAATGTTCTATGACGCCCTCAAATACGGCAGTTACACTTGCTTTGTCCGGCCCGACACTCGCCTGCCCATGATGTATATGCCGGACGCGATCGCCGCTATCCTCGCCCTCATGCAAGCGAACTCTACAGCGATCGCCGTTCGTTCCAGCTATAACGTTGCGGCAGTCAGTTTTTCTGCAGTAGAACTTGTTGCAGAGATTCAGACCCACCTGCCACACTTCACCTGTGACTACGCGCCCGATTTTCGGCAGGCGATCGCCGATTCCTGGCCGTCTGTTATTGACGATTCACAGGCACGGCAAGACTGGGGCTGGCAGCACTGCTATGACTTGCCCGCGATCGTGGCAGATATGCTCGTGCATCTCTCGCAACACATTGGCTCGAACGGAGCAGCCGATCGTGCGGGTCCGCAACCGATCTCGGGTGGTGTTTGAACGGAACAACCAGTTTGCCTGCTGAATTCTGAGGAGATTCCCTCATGGCGATGACAGCGACCCCCATCTTCCAAGCCATCCTGGACGAAATTCACCAGTCCGGTCTCTACAAAGGGGAACGACTGCTGACGACGCCACAGGATGCCGAGATTGCCATTCGAGGGGGGAAGGAAGCGATTAACTTTTGTGCCAATAACTATTTGGGCTTGGCCAACAACCCCGAGCTGATTGCCACCGCTCGGGAAGGCTTGGATCGGTACGGCTTCGGTCTGTCATCAGTCCGCTTTATCTGCGGCACCCAGACCATTCACAAAGAATTAGAAGCGAAAATTTCGCAGTTTCTCGGTACAGAAGACACAATTCTCTACAGTTCCTGCTTCGATGCCAATGGAGGATTATTTGAGACCCTCTTGGATGGCGACTGCGCCGCGTTCAGCGATGCTCTCAACCACGCCAGCATCATCGATGGCATGCGGCTGTGTAAAGCCCAGCGCTACCGCTACCCCCACAGCGACATGCAGGCATTGGAACAGGCCCTGCAGCAGGCGCAGTCTGCCAAAATTCGTCTCATTGCCACCGATGGCGTTTTCAGTATGGATGGCGATATCGCTCAGTTAAAGCAAATCTGCGATCTGGCCGATCGCTACGATGCCTTAGTTATGGTGGATGACAGCCATGCCACGGGCTTCTTCGGCCCGACAGGACGCGGTTCCATCGAGCATTGCGGCGTCATGGGCCGAGTCGATATCGTCACCAGCACCCTCGGTAAAGCCCTGGGCGGAGCTTCGGGCGGCTTTACGTCAGGTCGCAAAGTGACGATCGATTTGCTGCGACAGCGATCGCGTCCCTACCTGTTTTCCAACAGTCTGGCTCCCGCCATTGTCTACACCAGCCTGAAGGTGCTGGAGATGCTCGACCGAACCCCCGAACTGCGCGATCGCCTGCGGGAAAACACCCGCTACTTCCGCCAGCGCCTGACTGCCCTCGGCTTCGACATCAAACCCGGCATTCACCCGATTGTGCCGATTATGCTCTACGAGGCCCAACTGGCCCAGGATATATCCCGCGACTTGCTGGAGGAAGGAATTTATGCCACTGGATTTAGTTATCCAGTCGTGCCCAAAGGACAAGCTCGCATTCGCATACAAATCTCTGCTGCCCACACCCGCGAGCAGCTCGATCGCTGTATCGATGCCTTGACTCGCATGCGCAAGCAGGATGGCTGTTGAATCCTACGGGCAACTGCAGCAATGAGGGCATCTATTTCTCCCGTGGGTTTGCCTACGCGGCGAAGTTCGCCTTGGATTTTGCCAAATTCTACTGCGGCGGCTCGATCGAAGGGCTCGATCGTTAGCAGTTCGCTCAGTTCTTCGAGGGTATCAATATTACGTTGAATCTGCTGCGAACAATAAGCCCCTTATACAATTCCCCTAAGACAAGAGTTGGTATATAGCACTGCGGGAAAATTCGATTGAACTGAGCGATCGGCGCGTTGCAGGGAATCTCAACCCACCTCTTTGTACGTACATTGAGAGCAAGCCCCAATGACATGGGCTGCCCATCAAACCGAACCGTTCGAATTGCCGCTATGTTACGGCTTTGGTTCAAAATCGGCCAATCTTGGCTAGCAAAGGAAGCAAAAGCTAGCCATCTTGTGATGTCTGCAGGGCACGATTACATTGAGTTCTGATAATTTTCTTGCCTCTTGAGTGTCAATCAGTCTCTTAATCTACTCTCTGCAAACATAGTCCAGATAATTCGCTACTTTTTGCGACTATCTTCCAGAGGCTGAAAGGCTTACTGTGAGTAGCTTTCAACTCTTGAAGTCTGGAAGTGAACCATTGCCCACCTGACGCACCAAACCCGATCGCACGAAAGCATTCCCTCTTGTCGTCAACCACGATCTCTTTGAGCTCTAACCCACCTCGCTACGATAGAGTAAGCTCAGCTCGGAGCAAACCCGATGGTCCAGTTCAAACCCCGGCAATACCTCCCCACTCAAGACGAACTGCCCGAAACTGACTTTGCCCCTGTGGATAGCGAATTGCAAGTGCTCGCCGCCAGCCTCCTCGGCGATCTCCTCGCTTGGCACTGGCGCGATCGCACCGATTGGTTCTGGGGCATTAATTTAGCCGTCTATTACGACCCCGAGAAACCTTCCATTGCCCCCGATGGCTTCTTGAGTCTGGGAGTGGAGCGGCTCCCTCGAAAGGGCGGCAGACTCAGCTACGTCGTCTGGGATGAGGGCGAGCTACCGATTCTGGTGGTGGAATACGTCTCCCGCACTTACGGGCAGGAGTACGGCTCCAAGATGGAAGAGTACGCCCGCATCGGTGTGTTGTATTACGCGATCTACAACCTGGAGTACTGCACTCGCAAGCGGCGTCAGCCCTTAGAGGTTTATCGGCTCGAAGGCGATCGCTACGTCTTGCAAACGGGGGAGCCGGTTTGGCTGCCAGAGATTGGGTTGGGCTTGGGAAGCGAGTCGGGAACCTATCGAGGTTGGTCGAGAGACTGGTTGTACTGGTATGACCGAGAGGGGAATCGACTCACTGCTCCTACTGAGGTCGCGGAGCAGGAACGACTGTTGCGCGAACAGGAAAGCCTGCGGGTCGAACAGGAACGACAATTGCGCGAGCAGGAGAGCCTGCGGGCCGAACAGGAACGACAATTGCGCGAGCAGGAGAGCCTGCGGGCCGAGCAGGAACAACAGTTACGCGAGCAACTGCTGGACAAACTCCGACAAAAGGGAATCGATCCCGATACGCTCTAGCTTGTGGAAATACCCGTCAAATACCAACTGGTCACTACTATTGCTAGACTGCATGCTTTCAGGTGATTGGAGCAGTGCGATCGCCTCCAAATTTTCATTCGCTTTAATCTACCCGCGTCAACGCAATACTCCGCTTGCCCAGTTTGAGGGTAAATTCATCCCCAGGCTTCAATCCCATTTTCTTAGCGTAAACAGCACCAATCAATAAATTCCCATTCTTGTGAACAGAGGCTTTATCAGTGTAACCGTCCCAGGAGGCTTATTAAGCTGCCAATAGTTTTTCATCCTGAGATAAGGGACAACATTACTCGTATTAGCAAGCAGTACGCTATCCTAACCGCAAGCCCAGCATAGGCCATTCATCCTGACTGAGGAGACTTGCAATGACTGTCACTTTGCAGGACATTCACACTGCTGCCGAAATCGTGCGCGATCGCGTCTCCAATACCCCCTGTCGTCCGTCGCGATCGCTGTCAGACCTAGTGGGGGCAAACGTCATCCTCAAATTTGAAAACCAGCAATTCACCGGCTCGTTCAAAGAACGCGGAGCCTTGGTGAAACTGCTCTCCCTCACCCCCGCCCAGAAGGAGACAGGCATCGTTGCCATGTCAGCGGGTAACCACGCTCAGGCCGTGGCCTATCAGGCCCAACAGTTGGACATTGCGGCCACCATCGTCATGCCCCGTTTCACCCCCAATAACAAAGTGGAACGCACCCGCGCCTTCGGGGCTGAAGTGATTTTCCACGGAGATACTCTAGACGAATCGATCGTCTTGGGCTATCAATTGGCCCGCGAGCGGGGTCTTCAAACGGTTCACCCCTACGATGACGAACGCATTATTGCCGGACAGGGGACGATCGCCCTTGAAATATTGGCCGCTTATCCAGAGTTAGAGGCGCTCGTGGTGCCTGTGGGAGGGGGTGGCTTGATTTCGGGGAATGCGATCGCCGCCAAGAGTCTGCGTCCCGACATCGAGATTATCGGCGTCCAAACGAAACGCTTCCCCTCCACCTTCCAAGCTCTGCGAGGGGATCTGGCGGTGTGCGGCAGTTCCACCATTGCAGAAGGCATCGCGGTCAAGTCCCCCGGTCAATTGACATTGCCGATTGTGCGGGAGTGGGTGGACGACATCCTTCTGGTCGATGAAGAGGATATC is from Synechococcus sp. PCC 7336 and encodes:
- a CDS encoding NAD-dependent epimerase/dehydratase family protein; translated protein: MNERILVTGAKGQIGSDLAIALRDRYGAKQVIETSRRPLSASDANRLPYEVLDVTDKRRLQELVEQYRIETIYHLAGVLSAKGEQYPDRCWQVNIDGLRNVLEVAKTHRLKVFWPSSIAVFGPHSPKMGTPQFAIEDPSSLYGITKAAGEMLCRYSADRFGVDVRSLRLPGIISHRALPGGGTTDFAVEMFYDALKYGSYTCFVRPDTRLPMMYMPDAIAAILALMQANSTAIAVRSSYNVAAVSFSAVELVAEIQTHLPHFTCDYAPDFRQAIADSWPSVIDDSQARQDWGWQHCYDLPAIVADMLVHLSQHIGSNGAADRAGPQPISGGV
- a CDS encoding threonine ammonia-lyase, yielding MTVTLQDIHTAAEIVRDRVSNTPCRPSRSLSDLVGANVILKFENQQFTGSFKERGALVKLLSLTPAQKETGIVAMSAGNHAQAVAYQAQQLDIAATIVMPRFTPNNKVERTRAFGAEVIFHGDTLDESIVLGYQLARERGLQTVHPYDDERIIAGQGTIALEILAAYPELEALVVPVGGGGLISGNAIAAKSLRPDIEIIGVQTKRFPSTFQALRGDLAVCGSSTIAEGIAVKSPGQLTLPIVREWVDDILLVDEEDIEEAVRLLLEREKTVAEGAGAVGLAALMKYRDRFVGRSVGIILSGGNIDLPILSRIVQRSLVRSGRLIRLDVDVSDRPGGLAEVSRCIAEAGANVVDVHHQRAFTSLPLQSVSIQFVLQTRGLEHVQQIVDGLIEAGYRVSLPQQMDGASSVEAISTLPHYLQRA
- the kbl gene encoding glycine C-acetyltransferase; the protein is MAMTATPIFQAILDEIHQSGLYKGERLLTTPQDAEIAIRGGKEAINFCANNYLGLANNPELIATAREGLDRYGFGLSSVRFICGTQTIHKELEAKISQFLGTEDTILYSSCFDANGGLFETLLDGDCAAFSDALNHASIIDGMRLCKAQRYRYPHSDMQALEQALQQAQSAKIRLIATDGVFSMDGDIAQLKQICDLADRYDALVMVDDSHATGFFGPTGRGSIEHCGVMGRVDIVTSTLGKALGGASGGFTSGRKVTIDLLRQRSRPYLFSNSLAPAIVYTSLKVLEMLDRTPELRDRLRENTRYFRQRLTALGFDIKPGIHPIVPIMLYEAQLAQDISRDLLEEGIYATGFSYPVVPKGQARIRIQISAAHTREQLDRCIDALTRMRKQDGC
- a CDS encoding Uma2 family endonuclease, whose translation is MVQFKPRQYLPTQDELPETDFAPVDSELQVLAASLLGDLLAWHWRDRTDWFWGINLAVYYDPEKPSIAPDGFLSLGVERLPRKGGRLSYVVWDEGELPILVVEYVSRTYGQEYGSKMEEYARIGVLYYAIYNLEYCTRKRRQPLEVYRLEGDRYVLQTGEPVWLPEIGLGLGSESGTYRGWSRDWLYWYDREGNRLTAPTEVAEQERLLREQESLRVEQERQLREQESLRAEQERQLREQESLRAEQEQQLREQLLDKLRQKGIDPDTL